TTCATGCTTTAATGGGGCCAAATGGAAATGGGAAATCAACTTTGTTGTCAACAATTATGGGGCATCCCAGTTACACTGTTGAACGTGGTGATATTTTAATTGATGGGGAAAGTATTTTAGATAAAACAGTTGATGAGCGTAGTAAAATGGGGGTTTTTTTCGCAATGCAATCACCAGTTGAAATCTCGGGAGTTTTAAATTTAGATTTTTTAAAAGCAATTATTAATGCTCATCGTGATGCTCCAATTAAGTTACCACAATTATATAATGATATTAACCATAATATTAAGAATTTAAAAATTGATGATAGTATGATTCGCCGTTATTTAAATACTGGTTTTTCGGGGGGAGAAAAGAAGAAGAATGAAATTTTGCAATTAAATTTGTTAAAACCAACGCTAGCTTTAATTGATGAAATTGATTCGGGGTTAGATGTTGATGCTTTAAATGTTGTTAGTGCTGAATTAAATAAAATGCTACAAGAAAATTTTTCAGCAATTATTGTTTCACATTATGATCGTTTTTTTAATTTAGTCCAGCCAACACATGCCCATGTCATTGTTAAAGGGAAAATTGTTAAAAGTGGTGATTATAGTTTAGTTAAAAAAATTAATAAAGAGGGTTATGAATGATTATTACAAGAATTAAATTTAACAATTGATACTAAAACCGTAGAAGCAAAACCTTTAACTGGAATTGGTTGTGCTGCGCAAAAAGGAAAATAATAATGCGAGTTTTACTAAATCAGAGCGAAACAATTATTAGTGATAATCTTTTAATTAGTGACACAACCCAAAATGTAACAATTGAGAACATTAATCCTGGTGAAGTTATTAATCTTAATTTTCCAACTGATGTTGTTAATAAAACTTTTTTAATTTTTTTAAATTTAACGGCCGAAGCCACAATTAACTATAATATTCCTGCTCAAAATCAAATTAATATTATTAATATTTATAAAAAACGTGAATGTGAGCAAGTTGCTAATCTTTTTTATAATGTTTTAGAAAAAAGCCAGGTTAATGTTTATCATTTGAACATTGTTAACAGTAATATTACGGAAAATGTTACTTTCAATTTGCAAGGCAAGCGGAGCACCCTTAAATATTATTTAGCAAGTTTATCAACTCATAATTATCATAAAAATGCGATTATTTATGCTCATCACTTGGCACCAGCAACCGAAAGCAATATTAAAACCTATTCAATTGCAAAGGATAATTCCTTACAAACAGTTAAATGTACTAGTCACATTGAAAAAACAATGAGTAAATCAGAAGCTCATCAGGAGTTAAGGTTATTAGTTTTTGATAAGACCTCAAAAGCAATTTCTGACCCAATTTTATTAATTGATGAAAACGACATTAAAGCCAGTCATGCTAATGCCGTGGGCATGTTAGACCCCGAACAAATCTTTTATTTACAAACAAGGGGATTAACAGTTAACCAAGCACGAAAATTAATTTGTATGGGTTATTTTAAAAATGTGATTGATGCAATTGAAGATGAGACATTACAAAAAAATATTATTGATGAAATTGATAAAGAAATTGGAGAATAAGTATGATTGATTATAAAAAAATTAGAACCGAATTTCCTTTTTTTAAAAATAACGCTGATCAAATTTATCTTGATAGTTCAGCCACTAGTTTAAAACCTCAAGTTGTGATTGATGCAATTAATAATTATTATACTCATTATGGCACTAATCCCCATAATATTGATAGTGATTTAGGTTATGAAACAAATGTGCAATATGAAATGATTCGGCGTAAGATTCAACATTTTATTAATGCTAAAAAAGATAAGGAAATTATTTTTACCCCTGGTGCAACATATAGTTTGAATCAAATAGCGTATGGTTTAAGTGACTTTCTCTATGAGGGAGATGAAATTTTAATTACAAAACAAGAACATGGAGCAAATATTTTGCCGTGGTATCGTTTAGCATCAGAAAAAAAAGCGCATGTGAAATTTTTATCAGAAACAAATTTTAAAATTGATTTAGAGCAATTAGCAAAAGTAATTACGCCTAAAACAAAAATTGTTTCTTTTGCTAATGTTCCTAATATTTTAGGTTATGAAAATGATCCGATAGCAATTATTGCGGTGATTAAAAAAATTAATCCAGAAATTATTGTTGTCGTTGATTGTGCTCAAGGAATTATTCATATGCCAACTGATGTTCAAAAATGAAATGCTGATTTTATTACTTTTTCTGCTCATAAAATTTTTGGACCAACCGGAATCGGAATTTTATGAGGAAAAGAAGAGTTATTATTAAAACTAAAACCATTAATTCTTGGTGGTGGGATGAATGCTCGCATTGAAAGTAATGGCTTGGACTATCTTTTAAAAGGCTTGCCAGAACGCTTAGAAGCTGGGTCAGCTAATATTGGTGATATTTTTGGTTTTGGTGCTGCGATTGATTTTGTCAATATGCTTACGTTAAAAGAAATTATTAATTATACGCATCAGTTAAAACAATATGCGCTTGAACAATTTCAGCAAAAATTACAAGATAAGGTTATTATTTATAATGCTGATGCTAAAGCGGGCACATTAGTTTTTAATGTGAAAGGTGCTTTTTGTCAAGATGTTGCTACTCACTTAGGCAGTCGTAACAAAATTATGGTTCGCAGTGGTGATCATTGTGCTCGTTTAATTGGAGAAATTATTCCAGATAAAAATACGATTCGCGTTAGTTTTTCAATTTATAATAGTCATGAAGATATTGACTGATTAGTAACAGCGTTAGCAAATGAAACAGATTTTTTAGGAAGGTTGGTTTAAATGGAATTTGATAAAAATGATCCGATGTTTTTACGCCAAATTATTATGGAACATTATTCAGAACCACAATACAAAGGATTAACTAAAGAACCAACAGCACATTCAATTCACCAGGCTTCTGAATCATGTATTGATGATATTCATTTAGAATTAATTGTTACTGACCAAAAAATTATGATGGCACGTTTTGACGGTGTTGGGTGTGCTATTTCAACCGCATCAACAGATATTATGGCCCAGGAATTAGAGGGAAAAAGCATTCATGATGGTTTAGCAATTATTGACAATTATCTTGCGATGGTTTTTGATCAACCCTATGATGAAACAAAGTTAAATGACCTAATTGCTTTTATTAATATTGCAAAACAACCCAATCGAATTAAATGTGCCACAATTGGTGTTACTGGTCTTCAAACGCTATTATTAAATTTATTAAACACAAATAACAAAAAATAAGGGAGGTGTTATTTAATGCCAAAATTAAAACAAGAGAAACAAATTAAAGAAATTTCAAGTTATAAGTATGGTTTTAGTGATGGAGATATTTCTTACTATAATACAGGGAAAGGTCTTAATGAGGATATTATTAATGAAATTTCTGATCATAAAAATGAACCAGAATGAATGCGAGAGTATCGTTTACAATCATATCGTAATTTCTTAAAAATTAACAACCCAAGTTGGGGACCAAATTTAGAATTTATGAATTTTGATGATTATGTTTATTATATTAAAGCAACTGATCACATTGCTACAACGTGAGAAGAAGTTCCTGAGAAAATTAAAAATACTTTTGATCGTTTAGGATTACCGGCTGCAGAACGTGATTATTTAGCAGGAATAAAAGCCCAATATGATAGTGAACCGGTTTATGGAAGTATGTTAAAAGAAGTTGAAGAAAAAGGAGTTTTCTTTTTAGACTGTGATACAGCGCTTCGTGAACATCCAGAGTTATTTAAAAAATATTTTGGAACATTAGTCCCAAATACGGATAATAAATATGCTGCTTTAAATAGTGCTGTATGGTCAGGGGGCTCATTTATTTATGTTCCCAAGGGAGTTAAATTAGAAAAACCATTGCAAGCTTATTTTCGAATTAATTACCAAAACAGTGGGCAGTTTGAACGAACATTAATTATTGTGGAAGATGATGCAGAATTACATTATATTGAAGGATGCACGGCGCCAATTTATTCACGTGATTCTCTTCACGCGGCTATTGTTGAAATTTTTGTCGGTAAAAATGCTAAAATGCGCTATACAACAGTGCAAAATTGAAGTGATAATGTTCTAAATTTAGTAACAAAACGAAGCATTGTTGAAGAAAATGGACAAATGGAATGAATTGATGGTAATATTGGGTCAAAAATTAATATGAAATATCCAAGTGTTATTTTAAAAGGAAACAATAGTAAAGGGCAGTGTATTTCGATTGCTGTGGCAAAAGAAAATGTAATTCAAGATGCGGGTTCAAAAATGATTCATTTGGGGAAAAATACTTCTTCAAAAATTATTTCTAAATCAATGACCTTTAATGGGGGAACAGCCAATTATCGTGGTTTAGTCCATATTGGACCAAAAGCACAGTATTCAAAAGCACGAGTAGAATGTGACACCTTAATTTTAGATGGCAAATCACATTCAGATACAATTCCACAAAATAAAGTTTATAATAATGAATCACAAATTGAGCATGAAGCAACCGTTAGCAAAGTTTCTGAAGAACAATTATTTTATTTACAAAGTCGTGGTTTATCAGAACAAGAAGCTTTAGAAATGATTATAATGGGGTTTTTAGAACCTTTTACAAGAGAACTTCCAATGGAATATGCTGTTGAGTTAAATCAATTAATTAAAATGGATATGGAAGGTAGTGTTGGTTAATGTCAGGTAATAATAAGCAACAAATCCGACAAGAAAAAATAACCTTGCGTCAAAAGATTACGCCATCATTGCGAAAACAAAAAGAGCAACAAATTTTTAATTGCTTTTTTGATAATGATATAATTCAAAATAGTAGAAATATTGCGCTTTATTATTCAATTAAAGGAGAAGTTGGCACAACTTTAATTATTGAAAAATTATTGGCAGCAAAAATCAATGTTTTTCTTCCCCGAATGGTAGAAAATGATTTACAATTTTATCAAATTACTAATTTAACTGCTGATTTAGAATTTAATCAACGGTATGGGCTTTATGAACCACTAATTACATTGCCCTTAATTAATAAAAACGAAATTGATATTATTGTTGTGCCAATCGTTGCGTTTGATCAAAATTATTTTCGGTTAGGCTATGGGAAGGGTTATTATGATCGTTTTTTAAAGAATTATCAAAAAACAGTAATTGGGTTAGCTTTTATTGAACAATTAGTACCAGAACCATTACCAATTGAAAAACATGATGTTAGAATTGAAACAATTATTAGTGCTTAATTAGACAAGGAGTAACCATGAATTTGCCATTATTACGGATTGTTAGTAAATATTGATTTAAATCATTACATACTTATTTAATAACATTAGTTTTGCCCGTGCTACTATACTTTATTAGTGTTCGTGTTACTAATATGTTTAATAGTAATGCTAGTTATTTAGCATTACCAGGGTCAATTTTGCTGGTTGGTGTTTTAAATGGAATTCTTGATTTATCAATTGCTTTTTATGAATTCCGAAAAACAAGTTTTGCTCGGCAACTACATTTATTAAAAGCATCAATGTATCAATTAGTTTTTGTTTTAATTTTAATTAATGTGATTACTAGTTTAGTCGGATCATTATGATTATTTTTAATTGCTTTTCTAAGTTATGGCGAAGCAATTCATGTTGAATGAATTAACTGGTTTAGTTTTTTTTGAGCAATTATTTTAGGATCTTTAGTTGCTTCTTTAATTGGAATTTTAGTTGCTCTTTGTTCGAACGATTTAAAAGTTATTTTAGTAACTGCAATTACTGTTTTTTTAGTTTTTGCTTTTTTAGCAGGATTGTTTTTTCCCCTTGGGGTTGTTCGTAGTGATAAAATTTTAAATATTATTGGTTATTTATTAGTACCAAGTTATTCATCGTCAATTATGGGAAGTGCGTTCTTTTGATCAGTTCCGGAATGAATTTTAGATTCTAATCTATATCCAAATTTAACATATTTTGCTGAATTACATAATATTTGATTACCAAGTTTAATTAGTCTTACTTCTGGTCTTGCTTTTTTTAGTTTAATTTTTGTAATTAATTATTATCAAGATAAATAAAATATGATATGATATTTTTAGACAATTTAATATATAGTTATTTAGAGTTAGGGAATGAAGTGCAAATCTTGAGCTGTCCCAGCAACTGTGATATGGACGAACACCATAAGCCACTGAAAATATTTTTTGGGAAGGCGGTTAGTAGGATGAAGTTAAGCCAGTAGACCTTTCTAAATTTAATTAGTCTTATTATATAACTCCTGGGTGTGAGTCATGTAATTATTTTGCAAACAAATAATTTAATGATTGTTATATAAAAAGCATTTTGGGAATGCTTTTTTGTTTACTGTAACTAGAATTAAATTGTCAATTGCTAATCTGCTAGAAAGAGTTCAAAAAGAATATGAAAAAAATACTAATGGTGCTATTGAGTAGTGCATTTATTTTGTCTCCAACTGCCACAATTATTGCTTGTAAAAATATTGATGAGTTTATTTCATATCAAGATCCAGATTGGATTTATCAGATGAAAACTGCTGCATCAGAGCAATTTACCGTTGGTTATGATAATTATTATTTACCATCGGCAAGAAGTAGCATTCAAAAAGACAATTGGTTAGATCTTAACCAAGAAAGTCATGTTTATGTCTATTTTAAGAATATTACCAATATTGATGAAGTGATGAAAAAGTTATCATTTGGTGATACTGCTAATATGCGACTTGTAACTCAGATTTATGAGCCAATAATATTTACTAAAACCAATAATGGTATGTATATTTCTGATCCCTTTTTAACACAAAATACGGCTGTTGGAGAATATACAATGATGGCACAAGATAAGTGACAAGACATTAAAAATAGCAAAAATATGAAGCAATTAAATGATCGCTTTCAAAAAGAGTTTGAACAATATGGAACAATTGCTGATTCGCATCCAGTTCAAGGAGTAAATGGAACAAAATTTGTATGATGAGACTCAAATCGATGAGAGAGCTTATTGCAAACAGATATTCAAAAGGCAATTTATGGTGTTTGAAGTAGCACTGAAAACAAAATTCAAGTGGGAATGAACATTCCATTAAGCCTTGTAAGTAAAGGTTCAATCAAAGTGTCCAAGACAGATGTCCAAAATGTATTTCGGATTGATTTAAATTATCAAGAAGATTGAATAAATAATAGCTTTAACAAAATAAAATACCTACTACCCCACTGAGGTTTTTATTTTAAAATTAAAGGTGAAAATAATGCCCAATATGTTTCACCACAACTAATTCCTGCAATTAATAATGCCTTTCGTGCGTCTAACATTTTGACATATTTAAAATCAAAAAAAGTAAATTCTTTTAATACTGAAGGTTATAAAAATGCCAAAATAATTTCATAGTTTTCCGGTATAATTAATTTAATTATTGAAAGGAGAAAAAAATATGAAAAATTTGACATGACCAAAGATTTTAATGTTTATTGGTGCGGCTTGAATTATTATAATTGGAATCTTGTTTGCAGCAGGTGTTCCAACAAAAACTTCAATTTATGGTTGAGATACAAGTTGACCAGTATTACTGATTCTAGGGATTTTATATATTTTAGTTCCGCTATCAGTTAAACCGGGATTTTGATCACTATTGTGAGCTTTAGCAATTACTAGTTTAGCAGTCATTTTCCTAATTGGATTCTTTGTTAAAGCAGATTATCAATCACCCTGAACTTATTTAGGGGCCATACCTAATCTTTTCATTGGAGTTGGAGCATTAGGTTGGATTTTTGTCCATGAATAAAAAATTTTAATTTTTATGAAAAAATGACATTATTTACCATTAATGTCATTTTTTTTTTTTTTTGTTTTTAAGTTATTATTTAATTAAGAATATAAACAAAGTAAAAAAGGCAAAAATATGATGGGGGATTATTTTAAAAGGAGATGACTTATGAGTTCATATCAAGACGTAATATTAGATTTAAGTATTTTATCAGAACAAGAATTAGATTTTTATAATTTTACAATTCAAAACTACCATTTTTTAATTAACTCCAATTTAAAAGCTGTTAGTTGTCGTTATGGGGTTGGAATGAGCTTTATTTATGCTTTCTTCAAAAAAATAAAAGTAAGCGGGCTTCGTGATTATGTTTATAAATTGGGGATTTTAAAAGGAATTAGTTTAGCAAATATTTCTGATTATAATAAGGATAATAATATTTTAGAAA
This genomic window from Spiroplasma sp. SV19 contains:
- the sufU gene encoding Fe-S cluster assembly sulfur transfer protein SufU, whose product is MEFDKNDPMFLRQIIMEHYSEPQYKGLTKEPTAHSIHQASESCIDDIHLELIVTDQKIMMARFDGVGCAISTASTDIMAQELEGKSIHDGLAIIDNYLAMVFDQPYDETKLNDLIAFINIAKQPNRIKCATIGVTGLQTLLLNLLNTNNKK
- the sufC gene encoding Fe-S cluster assembly ATPase SufC is translated as MQKIEIKDLFVSADNEMILNGLNLTVNINEIHALMGPNGNGKSTLLSTIMGHPSYTVERGDILIDGESILDKTVDERSKMGVFFAMQSPVEISGVLNLDFLKAIINAHRDAPIKLPQLYNDINHNIKNLKIDDSMIRRYLNTGFSGGEKKKNEILQLNLLKPTLALIDEIDSGLDVDALNVVSAELNKMLQENFSAIIVSHYDRFFNLVQPTHAHVIVKGKIVKSGDYSLVKKINKEGYEWLLQELNLTIDTKTVEAKPLTGIGCAAQKGK
- a CDS encoding aminotransferase class V-fold PLP-dependent enzyme, with the translated sequence MIDYKKIRTEFPFFKNNADQIYLDSSATSLKPQVVIDAINNYYTHYGTNPHNIDSDLGYETNVQYEMIRRKIQHFINAKKDKEIIFTPGATYSLNQIAYGLSDFLYEGDEILITKQEHGANILPWYRLASEKKAHVKFLSETNFKIDLEQLAKVITPKTKIVSFANVPNILGYENDPIAIIAVIKKINPEIIVVVDCAQGIIHMPTDVQKWNADFITFSAHKIFGPTGIGILWGKEELLLKLKPLILGGGMNARIESNGLDYLLKGLPERLEAGSANIGDIFGFGAAIDFVNMLTLKEIINYTHQLKQYALEQFQQKLQDKVIIYNADAKAGTLVFNVKGAFCQDVATHLGSRNKIMVRSGDHCARLIGEIIPDKNTIRVSFSIYNSHEDIDWLVTALANETDFLGRLV
- a CDS encoding SufD family Fe-S cluster assembly protein, which produces MRVLLNQSETIISDNLLISDTTQNVTIENINPGEVINLNFPTDVVNKTFLIFLNLTAEATINYNIPAQNQINIINIYKKRECEQVANLFYNVLEKSQVNVYHLNIVNSNITENVTFNLQGKRSTLKYYLASLSTHNYHKNAIIYAHHLAPATESNIKTYSIAKDNSLQTVKCTSHIEKTMSKSEAHQELRLLVFDKTSKAISDPILLIDENDIKASHANAVGMLDPEQIFYLQTRGLTVNQARKLICMGYFKNVIDAIEDETLQKNIIDEIDKEIGE
- a CDS encoding 5-formyltetrahydrofolate cyclo-ligase, whose protein sequence is MSGNNKQQIRQEKITLRQKITPSLRKQKEQQIFNCFFDNDIIQNSRNIALYYSIKGEVGTTLIIEKLLAAKINVFLPRMVENDLQFYQITNLTADLEFNQRYGLYEPLITLPLINKNEIDIIVVPIVAFDQNYFRLGYGKGYYDRFLKNYQKTVIGLAFIEQLVPEPLPIEKHDVRIETIISA
- the sufB gene encoding Fe-S cluster assembly protein SufB — protein: MPKLKQEKQIKEISSYKYGFSDGDISYYNTGKGLNEDIINEISDHKNEPEWMREYRLQSYRNFLKINNPSWGPNLEFMNFDDYVYYIKATDHIATTWEEVPEKIKNTFDRLGLPAAERDYLAGIKAQYDSEPVYGSMLKEVEEKGVFFLDCDTALREHPELFKKYFGTLVPNTDNKYAALNSAVWSGGSFIYVPKGVKLEKPLQAYFRINYQNSGQFERTLIIVEDDAELHYIEGCTAPIYSRDSLHAAIVEIFVGKNAKMRYTTVQNWSDNVLNLVTKRSIVEENGQMEWIDGNIGSKINMKYPSVILKGNNSKGQCISIAVAKENVIQDAGSKMIHLGKNTSSKIISKSMTFNGGTANYRGLVHIGPKAQYSKARVECDTLILDGKSHSDTIPQNKVYNNESQIEHEATVSKVSEEQLFYLQSRGLSEQEALEMIIMGFLEPFTRELPMEYAVELNQLIKMDMEGSVG